One genomic window of Bradyrhizobium sp. B124 includes the following:
- a CDS encoding FAD-dependent monooxygenase, which translates to MGIATDEARQTSVFIAGGGPVGLAMSLLLDRFGIDCVVVEKSPTTTDHPKSRGCWVRTMEIFRQWGIEQAIRDRGLQDNSDMFVFLDSIAGHEFGRTRPEPNVGHTPAWKSLVAQDAVEEEILRVVEKSKHATVLFNTACESFEETNSGVNVTTRCEKTGEVTQWTATYLIAADGAGSQTRRSAGIEMVGPSTLAVMSNEYWRADLSRLPIAREAAGFIIVPDRPDLPRAGILNTNGRDRWLTVTQIGLTKDDRERPWTDQEFIEIARGHVGIPDLDVTLLNRSIWRVSMQVAETFRKGRVFLVGDCAHRFPPTGGFGLNSGVQDAHNLAWKLAFVLKGLADEKLLDSYSSERRPIAQSNANFSYGNRLRFGLTDDAVRSRNPDRIRFWINDMDNHLHSIGQNLGHNYEEGAVIPDGTVAKALNSRYYTPSDRPGARFPHMWLEPSRKKSTLDWFDKAFTVVTGPLGSEWLEAGKQVSEKTGLPLSLKQLPSADPADGFQLGMRGAVLVRPDGHVAWRMPWVPSDPAKELAGALSTLLH; encoded by the coding sequence ATGGGCATCGCCACCGATGAGGCACGCCAGACGTCCGTATTCATCGCCGGCGGCGGGCCGGTCGGGCTTGCGATGTCGCTGCTGCTCGATCGCTTCGGCATCGACTGCGTCGTGGTCGAGAAGAGCCCGACGACAACGGATCATCCCAAGTCGCGCGGCTGCTGGGTCCGCACCATGGAGATCTTCCGGCAGTGGGGGATCGAGCAGGCGATCCGCGATCGCGGCCTGCAGGACAATTCCGACATGTTCGTGTTCCTCGACAGCATCGCGGGTCACGAGTTCGGCCGCACCCGTCCCGAGCCCAATGTCGGACATACCCCCGCCTGGAAGAGCCTGGTCGCCCAGGATGCGGTCGAGGAAGAAATTCTGCGCGTGGTCGAGAAGTCCAAGCACGCCACGGTCCTGTTCAACACGGCCTGTGAATCGTTCGAGGAGACCAACAGCGGCGTCAACGTCACGACACGTTGCGAAAAGACCGGCGAGGTGACGCAGTGGACGGCGACCTACCTGATCGCCGCCGATGGCGCGGGCAGCCAGACGCGGCGCAGCGCGGGGATCGAGATGGTCGGGCCGTCCACGCTGGCGGTGATGTCGAACGAGTATTGGCGGGCCGATCTGTCGCGGTTGCCGATCGCGCGTGAGGCCGCGGGCTTCATCATCGTCCCGGACAGGCCCGATCTGCCGCGTGCCGGCATCCTGAACACCAACGGCCGGGATCGCTGGCTCACCGTGACGCAGATCGGCCTGACCAAGGACGATCGCGAGCGGCCGTGGACCGACCAGGAGTTCATCGAGATCGCGCGAGGCCATGTCGGCATTCCCGACCTCGACGTCACGCTTTTGAATCGTTCGATCTGGCGCGTCAGCATGCAGGTGGCCGAGACCTTTCGAAAGGGCCGAGTGTTTCTGGTCGGCGACTGCGCGCACCGCTTTCCGCCGACCGGTGGCTTCGGCCTGAACTCCGGCGTTCAGGACGCGCATAATCTCGCCTGGAAGCTCGCCTTCGTGTTGAAGGGACTCGCGGACGAAAAGCTGCTCGACAGCTATTCCAGCGAACGCCGCCCGATCGCGCAATCCAATGCCAATTTCAGCTACGGCAATCGGCTGCGATTTGGGCTGACCGACGACGCCGTGCGATCGCGCAATCCGGACCGGATCAGGTTCTGGATCAACGATATGGACAATCATCTGCACAGCATCGGGCAGAACCTCGGACACAATTACGAGGAGGGCGCTGTCATTCCCGATGGCACCGTCGCGAAGGCGTTGAACTCCCGCTACTACACGCCGTCCGACCGTCCCGGCGCGCGCTTTCCGCATATGTGGCTCGAGCCTTCGCGCAAGAAATCGACGCTCGACTGGTTCGACAAGGCATTCACCGTCGTCACCGGGCCGCTCGGCAGCGAGTGGCTCGAGGCGGGGAAGCAGGTGTCGGAGAAGACCGGCCTGCCGCTCTCGCTGAAACAGCTGCCGTCGGCTGACCCGGCAGACGGCTTCCAGCTCGGCATGCGCGGCGCCGTGCTGGTGCGCCCTGACGGACACGTGGCGTGGCGGATGCCGTGGGTGCCGTCGGATCCGGCGAAGGAACTGGCTGGCGCGCTTTCGACGTTGCTGCACTGA
- a CDS encoding LysR family transcriptional regulator translates to MDLRQIRYFVAVAERGGFAAAASTLNVAQSALSRHVKELEDELGGALLERGARGVSVTESGKVLLARGRWLLGMIDDIKAEVRTENREPSGTVRIGAPPSLGDILYPALAQIFVKQFPRVRLELNEVLTENASERLLRGELDLAIVTTPPPNDHLDYELLMVEQVFLIGPSRDPLLKRGRLTRKEFDALPSAVGPLSRNPFPSTTLCAVRVDNSTPMKRMVAAGLGYALLPFSGIHQEVAAGTLAAALLPWMRADRVLALPRGRPVSRATREAIATLKKICRALIDDGIILTAPARKS, encoded by the coding sequence ATGGACCTGCGGCAGATCCGCTATTTCGTTGCAGTCGCCGAGCGTGGCGGCTTTGCCGCCGCAGCGAGCACGCTGAACGTCGCCCAGTCGGCGCTCAGCCGCCACGTCAAGGAGCTCGAAGACGAATTGGGCGGCGCCCTGCTCGAACGCGGCGCGCGCGGAGTCTCGGTTACGGAATCCGGCAAGGTGCTGCTCGCGCGCGGACGCTGGCTGCTCGGCATGATCGACGACATCAAGGCCGAGGTGCGCACGGAAAATCGCGAGCCCAGCGGTACGGTGCGGATCGGCGCGCCGCCAAGCCTCGGCGATATCCTCTACCCGGCGCTCGCCCAGATATTCGTGAAGCAATTTCCACGCGTACGGCTCGAATTGAATGAGGTCCTGACCGAAAACGCATCCGAACGCCTGCTGCGCGGTGAGCTCGATCTGGCGATCGTGACGACGCCGCCTCCCAACGATCACCTCGACTATGAACTGCTCATGGTCGAACAGGTGTTCCTGATCGGGCCATCGCGCGATCCGCTGCTGAAGCGCGGTAGACTGACCCGCAAGGAGTTCGATGCCCTGCCGTCCGCTGTGGGCCCGCTCAGCCGCAACCCGTTTCCGTCGACAACGCTCTGCGCGGTTCGGGTCGACAACAGCACCCCGATGAAGCGCATGGTGGCCGCAGGCCTCGGCTATGCATTGCTGCCGTTCTCCGGCATTCACCAGGAAGTCGCTGCCGGTACGCTAGCGGCAGCGCTGTTGCCGTGGATGCGCGCCGACCGCGTCCTGGCATTGCCGCGTGGACGGCCGGTCAGCCGGGCAACGCGTGAAGCGATTGCAACGTTGAAGAAGATCTGCCGCGCTTTGATCGATGACGGAATTATCCTGACCGCACCGGCGCGCAAGAGCTGA
- a CDS encoding aromatic ring-hydroxylating dioxygenase subunit alpha, translated as MNAASQNHAARLREISRLIDDRPSERIFQVDRRIFSDPDVFDAELRHIFEATWNFIGLESQIARPNDFVTTHIGRHPILVMRSAEGKVGAFLNTCRHRGTVVCPFKQGRQKFHVCRYHGWAYDSSGRNISVTEEASGQYPPSFSNQNHDLLPVARLGSYRGFLFASLSADVPQLEDFLGDTRAFLDLIIDQSDSGEVEFVPGASTYTFDANWKLQFENGLDYYHFATTHSSYVDILKKRNATAGPDAGFTAEPEGEQEGQGSFSFDYGHAVNWSIKRTQLYGRPLGMDPARLDAVRQRVGSTRAKWMLRQRNLTIFPNLQVIDILSAQVRTWRPLAPDKTEMVSHCLAPVGESAAARTLRIRNYEDFFNASGLASSDDNVMYEFCQTGYDATSAAPTQGYLRGVADVGHGESAHTRELGITASEWSFGPTSFGGETNFHPGYREWRRLLQHAAGETA; from the coding sequence ATGAACGCTGCTTCGCAGAACCACGCGGCACGGCTGCGGGAGATTTCCCGGCTGATTGACGACCGCCCCAGCGAACGCATCTTCCAGGTCGATCGCCGGATCTTCAGCGATCCCGACGTGTTCGATGCCGAACTCAGGCATATTTTCGAGGCCACGTGGAATTTCATCGGCTTGGAATCCCAGATCGCCCGGCCCAACGACTTCGTCACCACCCATATCGGCCGGCATCCGATTCTGGTGATGCGGAGCGCCGAGGGCAAGGTCGGCGCCTTCCTCAACACCTGCCGGCATCGCGGCACGGTCGTCTGCCCCTTCAAACAGGGCCGGCAGAAATTCCATGTCTGCCGCTATCATGGCTGGGCCTACGACTCGAGCGGCCGCAACATCTCGGTGACCGAGGAAGCGAGCGGGCAGTATCCGCCGTCCTTCTCGAACCAGAATCACGACCTGCTCCCGGTCGCCCGGCTCGGCTCGTATCGCGGATTCCTGTTCGCAAGCCTCTCTGCCGACGTTCCACAACTGGAAGATTTTCTCGGCGACACCCGCGCCTTCCTCGACCTCATCATCGATCAGAGCGACAGCGGTGAAGTCGAGTTCGTGCCGGGCGCCAGCACCTACACGTTCGATGCAAACTGGAAACTGCAGTTCGAGAATGGTCTCGACTATTATCATTTCGCGACCACCCACAGCTCCTACGTCGATATCCTGAAGAAGCGCAACGCCACCGCCGGACCGGACGCCGGATTCACGGCGGAGCCGGAAGGCGAACAGGAAGGACAAGGCAGCTTCAGCTTCGACTATGGCCATGCCGTCAACTGGTCGATCAAGCGGACGCAACTCTATGGCCGTCCGCTCGGCATGGATCCGGCGCGTCTCGATGCCGTGCGGCAGCGCGTCGGCAGCACCCGCGCCAAGTGGATGCTTCGGCAACGCAACCTCACGATTTTTCCGAACCTGCAGGTGATCGACATCCTGTCGGCGCAGGTACGAACCTGGCGGCCGCTGGCGCCGGACAAGACCGAGATGGTGTCGCACTGTCTGGCTCCGGTCGGCGAAAGCGCTGCGGCGCGCACGCTTCGGATTCGCAACTACGAAGACTTCTTCAACGCATCCGGGCTCGCGAGCTCCGACGACAACGTGATGTATGAATTCTGCCAGACCGGCTACGACGCGACGTCGGCCGCGCCCACGCAAGGCTATCTGCGCGGCGTTGCAGACGTCGGCCACGGCGAAAGCGCGCACACGCGCGAGCTCGGCATAACGGCGTCCGAATGGTCGTTCGGCCCCACCAGCTTCGGCGGCGAGACGAATTTCCACCCCGGCTATCGTGAATGGCGCAGGCTGTTGCAGCACGCCGCGGGGGAGACGGCGTGA
- a CDS encoding aromatic-ring-hydroxylating dioxygenase subunit beta, with protein MAGSAIEQADAQAVAAAVIFREARLLDTGEWTDWVAMYSEDAVYWVPGWLDEYTTTSDPDTQVSLLYHDARRGLEERIARIESRKSITALPLPRTVHQISNLEASESGPDEIICQSVFSVHVYDPRIAKEHLRHGRYQHTLRRDGDTWKIARKVITLVNDRVPTVLDFYSI; from the coding sequence ATGGCTGGCAGCGCAATCGAACAAGCCGACGCTCAGGCGGTCGCCGCCGCTGTCATCTTCCGCGAGGCCCGCCTGCTCGACACCGGCGAATGGACCGATTGGGTCGCGATGTACAGCGAGGACGCCGTCTACTGGGTGCCGGGATGGCTCGACGAATACACCACCACCAGTGATCCCGATACGCAGGTCTCGCTGCTTTACCACGACGCCCGGCGCGGACTGGAAGAGCGGATCGCACGCATCGAGTCGCGCAAATCGATCACCGCGTTGCCGTTGCCGCGCACTGTGCACCAGATCTCGAACCTGGAAGCGTCCGAGAGCGGACCTGACGAGATCATCTGTCAGTCGGTGTTCTCGGTGCACGTCTACGACCCGCGCATAGCCAAGGAACATCTGCGCCACGGGCGCTATCAGCACACGCTGCGACGTGACGGCGACACGTGGAAGATCGCGCGCAAGGTCATCACGCTGGTCAACGACCGCGTCCCGACCGTGCTCGATTTCTACAGCATCTGA
- a CDS encoding non-heme iron oxygenase ferredoxin subunit, translated as MTDEGSWHEAAALGTLNEGEPHGVEIAGHHIALYRVGNEYYATSNICTHAEALLSDGMLDGCEIECPLHMGRFDIRTGEALTSPVEIDIQTYPVRVAGDRLEVCLPA; from the coding sequence ATGACGGACGAAGGAAGCTGGCACGAAGCTGCCGCGCTCGGCACGTTGAACGAGGGCGAACCCCACGGCGTCGAAATCGCCGGCCATCACATCGCGCTCTATCGCGTCGGCAATGAGTACTACGCCACCAGCAATATCTGCACCCATGCGGAAGCACTCTTGTCCGACGGCATGCTGGACGGTTGCGAAATCGAATGCCCGCTGCATATGGGCCGCTTCGACATCAGGACCGGCGAGGCGCTGACCAGTCCGGTCGAAATCGACATCCAGACCTATCCGGTGCGCGTGGCGGGCGACCGGCTGGAAGTCTGCCTGCCCGCATAG
- a CDS encoding MFS transporter — protein sequence MTEVVMDKAASATADPEIERSTIRKVALRLMWFVMAMYFLAILDRGNISFAALQMNKELGLNAEMFGIAVGIMYFTYSIFEIPSNLILSKYGARITLTRIAILWGIATVLMAFTQGPLSLYAFRGFLGFAESGLFPGVMLLLSLWFPFSYRARYNAMFNYAVPISYIFASLISGAILELNGTFGISGWKWLFILEGVPPIILGIVGIFYLTDRPQQASWLSTAQRNWLTGALERDAKATGVVHAEGVLRTITKPMVLLFGLCNFGLFCGLASLFPWLPQIIKSFGLPNSQVGFVTAIPPIAGLIGMIALSRHSDHVGERFYYAATTFVIAAAGFAIAAFSTSPVWIIIGFMVANVGVYGTQAVFWTIPQSYMSRQSAPGAIGLVSTIGSIGGATIPIVIGRAKDASGSFTTGFLVVSGVLLVAAVLVLIARTQLVKE from the coding sequence ATGACCGAAGTCGTGATGGACAAGGCGGCGAGTGCGACCGCCGATCCGGAGATCGAGCGCAGCACGATCCGCAAGGTCGCGCTGCGCCTGATGTGGTTCGTGATGGCGATGTACTTTCTCGCCATTCTCGACCGTGGCAACATCTCCTTTGCCGCGCTGCAGATGAACAAGGAGCTCGGGCTCAATGCCGAGATGTTCGGCATCGCGGTCGGGATCATGTACTTCACCTATTCGATCTTCGAGATCCCGAGCAATCTCATCCTCAGCAAGTACGGCGCACGCATTACGCTGACGCGGATCGCAATCCTGTGGGGCATCGCCACGGTGCTGATGGCCTTCACGCAGGGCCCGCTCAGCCTCTATGCATTCCGCGGCTTCCTCGGCTTTGCCGAGTCCGGCCTGTTTCCCGGCGTCATGCTGCTGCTGAGCCTCTGGTTTCCGTTCAGCTACCGCGCCCGCTACAACGCGATGTTCAATTATGCGGTGCCGATCTCCTACATCTTCGCCTCGCTGATCTCCGGCGCCATCCTCGAACTGAACGGAACGTTCGGCATTTCGGGCTGGAAATGGCTGTTCATCCTCGAAGGCGTGCCGCCCATCATCCTGGGCATCGTCGGCATCTTCTATCTGACCGACCGCCCGCAGCAAGCGAGCTGGCTGTCGACGGCGCAGCGCAACTGGCTGACCGGTGCACTGGAGCGCGACGCCAAGGCGACCGGGGTGGTGCATGCCGAGGGCGTGCTCAGGACCATCACCAAGCCGATGGTGCTGCTGTTCGGCCTGTGCAATTTCGGCCTGTTCTGCGGGCTGGCTTCGCTGTTCCCCTGGCTGCCGCAGATCATCAAGTCGTTCGGCCTGCCGAATTCGCAGGTCGGCTTCGTCACCGCGATCCCGCCGATCGCCGGCCTGATCGGCATGATTGCCCTGTCGCGGCACTCCGATCATGTCGGTGAGCGCTTCTACTATGCCGCGACGACCTTCGTGATCGCGGCCGCAGGCTTCGCCATCGCTGCCTTTTCCACATCGCCGGTCTGGATCATCATCGGATTCATGGTTGCCAATGTCGGCGTCTATGGTACGCAGGCCGTGTTCTGGACCATTCCGCAGTCCTACATGTCGCGGCAGAGCGCGCCGGGAGCGATCGGTCTGGTCAGTACCATCGGCAGCATCGGAGGTGCGACGATCCCGATCGTGATCGGACGCGCCAAGGATGCCTCCGGCAGCTTCACCACCGGCTTCCTCGTGGTATCGGGCGTTCTCCTCGTCGCGGCGGTCCTGGTCTTGATCGCGCGCACACAACTCGTGAAAGAATGA
- a CDS encoding MarR family transcriptional regulator, translating to MIDFERYVPTVLSSLVAKLRANANAFFPQAYGVSLAEWRVLSFLREHEPASAYDIWTNAQLDKAVVSRETTSLKKKGLIELTPVRGSARNRSEIRLTAQGVALLDRSLDEILRRHSNLTAGLDARTLDTFFRVVDHIEHRIPHMADPSEHAAPAHAPVKRIAKRRSPTGA from the coding sequence GTGATCGATTTCGAACGCTACGTGCCGACAGTGCTGTCGAGCCTGGTCGCGAAGCTACGCGCCAACGCCAACGCGTTCTTCCCGCAGGCCTACGGCGTCTCGCTCGCGGAATGGCGGGTGCTGTCCTTTCTCAGGGAGCACGAGCCCGCCAGCGCCTACGACATCTGGACCAACGCGCAACTGGACAAGGCCGTCGTCAGCCGCGAGACGACGTCGCTGAAGAAAAAGGGGCTGATCGAGCTGACCCCGGTCCGGGGCAGCGCCCGGAACCGGAGCGAGATCCGCCTGACGGCGCAGGGCGTGGCGCTGCTTGACCGCAGCCTCGATGAAATCCTGCGCCGGCACAGCAACCTCACGGCCGGCCTCGACGCCAGGACGCTCGATACTTTCTTCCGCGTCGTTGATCACATCGAGCACCGCATTCCTCACATGGCCGATCCGTCCGAACATGCCGCGCCGGCCCATGCGCCGGTCAAGCGCATTGCGAAGCGGAGATCGCCAACCGGCGCCTGA
- a CDS encoding helix-turn-helix domain-containing protein translates to MGQHLTVSTGELDGFEGLHDAVKGSHVEVMQLERGKLRGTLSHVGIGDFSLSIGAFNVGVRTQRTSADDKLIIGMLLNATDRVTHWAFDMQPADVLVIPPSVEHDGVFHKASSYAAIRFDMADLPDIFGDEPRLADAETWQAKNHFRADPTLGMAGAIRLPQIVSHLARHPDALSEASSEFWKRAIIDCVRPTAITSLPPDGTSYLPSAMKLVRHVEDYLHAAGARPVHVSEICTELRLSRRSLHRAFHEVFGVGPVTFLRYKRLCMIRSILRESTPEQTTVSKVAIEQGFIELGRFSQYYRAMFGEYPSQTLGYAG, encoded by the coding sequence ATGGGCCAGCATCTGACGGTCAGCACCGGCGAGCTTGACGGCTTCGAGGGACTCCACGACGCCGTCAAAGGCTCGCATGTCGAAGTCATGCAGCTTGAGCGCGGCAAGCTGCGCGGGACATTGTCCCATGTCGGGATCGGCGATTTCTCGCTCAGCATCGGCGCATTCAATGTCGGGGTCCGCACCCAGCGCACCTCGGCCGACGACAAGCTGATCATCGGAATGCTGCTGAACGCCACGGACCGCGTCACGCATTGGGCTTTCGACATGCAGCCGGCCGACGTGCTGGTGATCCCTCCGTCGGTCGAGCATGACGGCGTCTTTCACAAGGCCTCGTCCTATGCCGCCATTCGCTTCGACATGGCCGATCTGCCCGACATCTTCGGCGATGAGCCGCGGCTCGCCGATGCCGAAACATGGCAAGCAAAGAACCACTTTCGCGCCGACCCCACGCTCGGCATGGCCGGGGCGATCAGGCTGCCGCAGATCGTCTCGCATCTCGCCCGACATCCGGACGCGCTGTCGGAGGCATCGTCCGAGTTCTGGAAGCGCGCGATCATCGATTGCGTCAGGCCGACGGCCATCACGTCGCTGCCGCCAGACGGAACCAGCTACCTGCCGTCAGCGATGAAGCTGGTACGCCACGTCGAGGACTATCTGCACGCCGCGGGCGCCCGCCCGGTCCATGTCTCGGAAATCTGCACCGAGCTTCGGCTGTCGCGACGCAGCCTGCACCGCGCCTTCCACGAGGTGTTCGGCGTCGGCCCGGTGACGTTCCTGCGCTACAAGCGGCTCTGCATGATCCGTTCGATCCTGCGCGAAAGCACGCCGGAGCAGACCACCGTTTCCAAGGTTGCGATCGAACAGGGCTTCATCGAGCTCGGGCGCTTCTCGCAATACTATCGCGCGATGTTCGGGGAGTACCCGTCGCAGACGCTCGGCTACGCCGGTTAG
- a CDS encoding DUF2066 domain-containing protein: MAALLETKPNSIAAFARGVILLAAALICCSAAMAADDNLYRAQTVVTGQGEPNRIIGFGACLEDVLIKVSGQPMLASDRRLAAYKPKAREFVSSFDYHDQYAGKPHHDEQGTRDRPYDLTVAFDENKIDGILVKLGLKPWRSQRPALGVFVEMLHGPKDYIVTSDGTQSDLQRDALAAAAGKRGMRFVLPETAALTSANVAAAGLLKTPPAQLSAIVAPRGGEAILVGQLVWDDKDLGWATQWRMAWRGRDYTWRFRGVTFDEAFRRGIGGAAQVLSGNGDPGRSK; this comes from the coding sequence ATGGCTGCCTTGCTTGAGACGAAACCCAATTCGATCGCCGCGTTCGCGCGCGGAGTGATCTTGCTTGCCGCTGCATTGATCTGTTGCAGCGCTGCGATGGCGGCGGATGACAACCTCTACCGCGCGCAGACCGTCGTCACCGGCCAGGGCGAGCCGAACCGCATCATCGGCTTCGGTGCATGCCTGGAAGACGTCCTGATCAAGGTCTCCGGCCAGCCGATGCTGGCAAGCGACCGCAGGCTGGCCGCATACAAACCGAAGGCCAGGGAGTTCGTCAGCAGTTTCGACTATCACGACCAGTATGCCGGCAAGCCGCATCATGACGAGCAGGGCACCCGCGACCGGCCTTACGACCTGACGGTGGCTTTCGACGAGAACAAGATCGACGGCATCCTCGTCAAGCTCGGCCTCAAGCCGTGGCGATCGCAGCGGCCGGCGCTCGGCGTCTTCGTCGAGATGCTGCACGGCCCGAAGGACTATATCGTCACATCGGACGGGACGCAGTCCGATTTGCAGCGCGATGCACTCGCGGCTGCGGCCGGCAAGCGCGGCATGCGCTTCGTGCTGCCCGAGACGGCCGCTCTGACGAGCGCCAATGTCGCGGCTGCCGGCCTCCTGAAGACGCCGCCCGCGCAGTTGAGTGCGATCGTGGCGCCGCGGGGCGGCGAGGCCATTCTGGTCGGACAGCTGGTCTGGGACGACAAGGATCTCGGCTGGGCCACGCAATGGCGGATGGCGTGGCGCGGCAGGGACTACACATGGCGGTTTCGCGGCGTCACCTTCGATGAGGCCTTCCGGCGCGGCATCGGCGGCGCCGCGCAGGTGCTGTCCGGCAATGGCGATCCGGGACGATCGAAATGA
- a CDS encoding NAD(P)-dependent alcohol dehydrogenase, producing MKCYELQGPGGVDALALVDKPVPQAGPGEVLVRLKAATLNYRDLLTVKGGYGSRQKFPLVPVSDGAGVVEAVGAGVRSFAPGDRVIGSFFESWLGGEPSEARMRAALGGSVDGVLTEYRVFPAHALVRTPDHLSDIEAAALPCAGLTAWSAVVKLGDIKPGQTVLTQGTGGVSLFALQFAKMCGARVIATSSSDAKIVRLKQLGADVTLNYKTTPDWGKKARELTGRGVDLVVEVGGVGTLNESIRATKIGGTIAFIGVLAGPASSDTRLPLMVMQQQRLQGVTVGSIEDLQSLCDGISMHGVKPVIDKVFAFDQVKDAFAHMASGAHFGKIAIAIG from the coding sequence GTGAAATGCTATGAGTTGCAAGGCCCCGGCGGCGTCGACGCGCTTGCGCTGGTCGACAAGCCGGTTCCGCAGGCCGGCCCCGGCGAGGTCCTGGTACGGCTGAAGGCGGCGACGCTGAACTATCGCGACCTGCTCACGGTCAAGGGCGGCTATGGCTCGCGCCAGAAATTTCCGCTGGTGCCGGTCTCCGACGGCGCCGGTGTCGTCGAGGCGGTCGGCGCCGGCGTCAGGAGTTTCGCACCCGGCGATCGCGTGATCGGCAGCTTCTTCGAAAGCTGGCTTGGCGGCGAGCCCAGCGAGGCGCGGATGCGCGCGGCGCTTGGCGGCAGCGTCGACGGCGTGCTGACCGAATACCGCGTGTTCCCGGCGCACGCGCTGGTGCGCACGCCGGACCATCTCAGCGACATCGAGGCCGCGGCACTCCCCTGCGCCGGCCTCACGGCGTGGAGCGCGGTGGTCAAGCTCGGCGATATCAAGCCGGGGCAGACGGTGCTGACCCAGGGCACCGGCGGCGTCTCGCTGTTCGCGCTGCAATTCGCCAAGATGTGCGGCGCCCGCGTCATTGCAACCTCTTCCAGCGATGCCAAGATCGTGCGGCTGAAGCAGCTCGGCGCCGATGTGACGCTCAACTACAAGACCACACCCGACTGGGGCAAGAAGGCGCGCGAGCTGACCGGGCGCGGTGTCGATCTCGTTGTCGAGGTCGGCGGCGTCGGCACGCTGAACGAGTCGATCCGCGCGACGAAGATCGGCGGCACCATCGCCTTCATCGGCGTGCTCGCCGGTCCCGCCTCGTCCGACACCCGGCTGCCGCTGATGGTGATGCAGCAGCAGCGGCTGCAGGGCGTCACCGTCGGCTCGATCGAGGATCTGCAGTCGCTGTGCGACGGCATCAGCATGCACGGCGTCAAGCCCGTGATCGACAAGGTGTTCGCGTTCGACCAGGTCAAGGACGCGTTCGCCCACATGGCGAGCGGCGCGCATTTCGGCAAGATCGCGATCGCGATCGGCTAG
- a CDS encoding enoyl-CoA hydratase-related protein: MSSVKRERDGKVGILTLNDPASLNAMTPELLGDLARAIGEMGVEPGIRALILTGEGRGFCSGQNLKAFNSLGDNIYTGVMKHYWPAMQALRECRMPVVVAVNGVAAGGGFSLAMSGDIILAARSASFIQVFSRIGLVPDLGSTWLLPRLIGRQRALELMLLNEPLSAERAKEWGLVRDVVDDARLLDEAKALAGRLADGPTRALVATRQLLEESEHASYADQFRREIELQMVIRESADAQEGRKAFVEKRKAQFTGR; the protein is encoded by the coding sequence ATGAGCAGTGTGAAGCGTGAGCGGGACGGCAAGGTCGGCATTCTGACGCTGAACGATCCCGCCAGCCTGAACGCCATGACGCCGGAACTGCTCGGTGATCTCGCACGCGCCATAGGCGAGATGGGCGTCGAGCCCGGCATCCGCGCGCTGATCCTGACCGGGGAGGGACGCGGCTTCTGCTCCGGGCAGAATCTCAAAGCGTTCAACTCGCTCGGCGACAATATCTATACCGGCGTGATGAAGCATTACTGGCCGGCGATGCAGGCCTTGCGCGAGTGCCGGATGCCGGTGGTGGTCGCCGTCAACGGCGTCGCGGCCGGCGGCGGCTTCAGCCTTGCGATGTCCGGCGACATCATCCTGGCCGCGCGCTCGGCGAGCTTCATCCAGGTGTTCAGCCGGATCGGCCTGGTGCCCGACCTCGGCTCGACCTGGCTCTTGCCGCGCCTGATCGGGCGCCAGCGCGCACTCGAGTTGATGCTGCTGAACGAGCCGTTGTCGGCCGAGCGAGCCAAGGAGTGGGGATTGGTGCGCGACGTGGTCGACGACGCAAGGCTGCTCGACGAGGCGAAAGCGCTAGCAGGCCGCCTCGCCGATGGCCCGACGCGCGCGCTGGTCGCGACCCGGCAGCTGCTCGAGGAGAGCGAGCACGCAAGCTACGCCGATCAGTTCCGCCGCGAAATCGAGCTGCAGATGGTGATCCGCGAAAGCGCCGACGCGCAGGAAGGCCGCAAGGCCTTCGTCGAGAAGCGCAAGGCCCAGTTCACGGGGCGCTAG